The Streptomyces seoulensis genome contains a region encoding:
- a CDS encoding glycosyltransferase family 2 protein, whose translation MNAKPDVRLPAVSVIMPVLNEERHLRGAVQAILAQEYAGDMEVVIALGPSTDRTDEIAAELVAEDPRVVTVPNPTGRTPAALNAAIKASRHPVVVRVDGHGILSPNYITTAVRLLEETGAQNVGGIMHAEGENDWEHAVAAAMTSRIGVGNAAFHTGGEAAPADTVYLGVFRREALEQQGGYNEEFIRAQDWELNFRIREAGGLIWFSPELRVSYRPRPSIKALAKQYKDYGRWRHVVARYHEGSINLRYLAPPAAVCAIAAGVVVGVALTPWGFVIPGGYLAAIAAGSVPAGKGLPIKARLQIPVALATMHMSWGFGFLTSPKSLARRVIASRRPAVLEPR comes from the coding sequence ATGAACGCCAAGCCCGATGTGCGGCTCCCCGCCGTGTCCGTGATCATGCCCGTGCTCAACGAGGAGCGGCATCTGCGCGGGGCCGTCCAAGCGATCCTCGCGCAGGAGTACGCCGGCGACATGGAGGTCGTGATCGCCCTCGGTCCCTCCACGGACCGCACGGACGAGATCGCGGCCGAGCTGGTGGCCGAGGACCCCCGCGTGGTCACGGTCCCCAACCCCACCGGCCGTACCCCCGCCGCGCTCAACGCCGCGATCAAGGCGTCCCGGCACCCGGTCGTGGTCCGTGTGGACGGCCACGGCATCCTCTCGCCGAACTACATCACCACCGCCGTACGGCTCCTGGAGGAGACCGGCGCGCAGAACGTCGGCGGCATCATGCACGCCGAGGGTGAGAACGACTGGGAGCACGCGGTCGCCGCCGCGATGACCTCCAGGATCGGTGTCGGCAACGCCGCCTTCCACACCGGCGGCGAGGCGGCCCCCGCCGACACGGTCTACCTCGGTGTCTTCCGCCGTGAGGCGCTGGAGCAACAGGGCGGATACAACGAGGAGTTCATCCGCGCCCAGGACTGGGAGCTGAACTTCCGCATCCGCGAGGCGGGCGGCCTGATCTGGTTCTCGCCCGAACTCCGGGTCTCCTACCGGCCGCGCCCGAGCATCAAGGCGCTGGCCAAGCAGTACAAGGACTACGGCCGCTGGCGGCACGTCGTGGCCCGCTACCACGAGGGTTCCATCAACCTGCGCTACCTCGCCCCGCCGGCCGCCGTGTGCGCGATCGCGGCCGGTGTGGTGGTCGGCGTGGCGCTGACCCCGTGGGGCTTCGTGATCCCCGGCGGCTACCTGGCCGCCATCGCGGCCGGCTCCGTCCCGGCGGGCAAGGGCCTGCCGATCAAGGCCCGGCTGCAGATCCCGGTGGCCCTGGCCACCATGCACATGTCCTGGGGCTTCGGCTTCCTGACCAGCCCCAAGTCGCTGGCCCGCAGGGTCATCGCCTCCCGCCGCCCGGCGGTGCTCGAACCCCGCTGA
- a CDS encoding TIGR03089 family protein — protein MNATDRTPADLLRSALAADAGRPLVTFYDDATGERVELSVATFANWVAKTANLLQGELSVAPGDRVALLLPAHWQTAVWLLACSSVGAVADVSGDPAAADVVVSGPDTLQEARACRGERVALALRPLGGRFPQTPEGFMDYAAEVPGQGDQFAPFAPVDPEEPALIVAGAEFSAAEVVERALADAPDLDLTGPGSRLLSGLPYDTWAGLSAGLYAPLAAGGSVVLCRNLDKLPAEALAQRIDTERVTASRH, from the coding sequence GTGAACGCCACCGATCGCACCCCAGCCGACCTGCTGCGTTCCGCGCTCGCCGCGGACGCCGGACGCCCCCTGGTGACCTTCTACGACGACGCCACCGGCGAACGCGTCGAACTGTCCGTCGCCACCTTCGCCAACTGGGTGGCCAAGACCGCCAATCTGCTCCAGGGCGAGCTGTCCGTGGCCCCCGGCGACCGGGTCGCCCTGCTGCTGCCCGCGCACTGGCAGACGGCCGTGTGGCTGCTGGCGTGCTCGTCGGTGGGCGCGGTGGCCGACGTGTCCGGGGACCCGGCCGCGGCCGACGTGGTGGTCAGCGGACCCGACACCCTTCAGGAGGCGCGGGCCTGCCGGGGCGAGCGGGTCGCGCTGGCGCTGCGCCCGCTGGGCGGCCGGTTCCCGCAGACGCCGGAAGGCTTCATGGACTACGCCGCCGAAGTGCCGGGCCAGGGCGACCAGTTCGCCCCGTTCGCACCGGTGGACCCGGAGGAGCCCGCGCTGATCGTGGCCGGGGCCGAGTTCAGCGCGGCCGAGGTGGTGGAGCGGGCGCTCGCCGACGCGCCGGACCTCGACCTGACCGGTCCGGGCTCGCGCCTGCTGTCGGGGCTGCCGTACGACACCTGGGCCGGGCTGAGCGCGGGGCTGTACGCGCCGCTGGCGGCCGGGGGCTCGGTGGTGCTGTGCCGCAACCTCGACAAGCTGCCCGCCGAAGCGCTGGCCCAGCGGATCGACACGGAGCGGGTGACCGCCTCCCGGCACTAG
- a CDS encoding sugar phosphate nucleotidyltransferase, whose amino-acid sequence MTEAILLVGGKGTRLRPLTVHTPKPMVPAAGVPFLTHQLARARAAGVEHIVLATSYLAEVFEPHFGDGSALGLHLEYVTEKEPLGTGGAIRNVAERLRSGPDEPVLIFNGDILTGLDIPALVDTHESTGADVSLHLTKVADPRAYGLVPTDATGRVLAFLEKPQTPEEIVTDQINAGAYVFRRSVIDTIPAGRPVSVERETFPELLAAGAHLQGMVDSTYWLDLGTPAAFVRGSADLVMGRAPSPAVPGRRGDRLILPTARVAPDAKLTGGTVVGEGAFVAEGARVTGSTILPGAVIEPGAVVTDSLIGSRARVGERSVLTGAVVGDGAVVGADNELREGVRVWCDARIPAGAVRFSSDQ is encoded by the coding sequence GTGACAGAAGCGATCCTCCTGGTCGGCGGCAAGGGCACGCGGCTGCGGCCGCTCACGGTGCACACGCCCAAGCCCATGGTCCCGGCTGCCGGGGTGCCGTTCCTCACGCACCAGCTCGCCAGAGCGAGAGCGGCGGGCGTCGAGCACATCGTCCTCGCCACCAGCTATCTCGCCGAGGTCTTCGAACCCCACTTCGGCGACGGCTCCGCCCTCGGGCTGCATCTGGAGTACGTCACCGAGAAGGAGCCCCTCGGCACGGGCGGCGCCATCCGCAACGTGGCCGAGCGGCTGCGCTCCGGCCCCGACGAGCCCGTCCTGATCTTCAACGGCGACATCCTCACCGGCCTCGACATCCCGGCCCTGGTCGACACCCACGAGTCCACCGGCGCCGACGTCTCCCTGCACCTGACCAAGGTGGCCGACCCCAGGGCGTACGGGCTGGTCCCCACCGACGCCACCGGGCGCGTGCTGGCCTTCCTGGAGAAGCCGCAGACGCCCGAGGAGATCGTCACCGACCAGATCAACGCGGGCGCCTACGTGTTCCGCCGCTCCGTCATCGACACCATCCCCGCCGGGCGCCCGGTCTCCGTGGAGCGCGAGACCTTCCCCGAGCTGCTGGCAGCCGGGGCCCACCTCCAGGGGATGGTCGACTCCACCTACTGGCTCGACCTCGGCACGCCCGCGGCCTTCGTCCGGGGCTCGGCCGACCTCGTGATGGGCCGCGCGCCCTCCCCGGCGGTGCCCGGCCGGCGCGGTGACCGGCTGATCCTGCCGACGGCCAGGGTGGCGCCGGACGCCAAGCTGACCGGGGGCACGGTGGTGGGCGAGGGCGCGTTCGTCGCGGAGGGGGCGCGGGTCACCGGGTCCACGATTTTGCCCGGCGCGGTCATCGAGCCCGGCGCGGTCGTCACCGACTCGCTCATCGGCAGCCGGGCCCGCGTGGGTGAGCGGTCCGTGCTCACCGGCGCGGTCGTCGGGGACGGGGCCGTGGTCGGGGCCGACAACGAGCTGCGGGAAGGGGTCCGGGTGTGGTGCGACGCGCGGATCCCGGCCGGGGCGGTCAGGTTCTCCTCCGACCAGTAG
- a CDS encoding LCP family protein, with translation MAQDTRERAPKAGGPRDGGSGRAGRRRDEKRGGKRALRWSASVLALLILGTAGAGYLYYEHLNGNIQAGARSGSDDSRAQRTRPNADGQTPLNILLIGSDSRASAENVKLGGSKDNRTNPPLGDVQMLIHVSADRRNAAMVSIPRDTRVDIPECKDAKTGRVYPATNDIINTTLARGGAGCTLATWENLTGVYIDHWMTIDFSGVVRMADAIRGVDVCVKQNVWDRSTAAQHGGSGLKLTAGTHKVQGEQALQWLRTRHAWGSDVMRARAQHMYLNSMIRTLKGQNVFTDSGRLMDLAEAATKSLTVSDEISSVKKLYDLGMELKAVPTNRITSVTMPNIEDPRNISHVLPAQGGADKLWQMLREDVPLDKNGKPAKKAVAAAEPAKAPSAAPDRLGVQVQNGTRSSTLAPVSGRARTVASALGAKGYALAQADTSAAPSADETVVHYPSADLEGDAQAVAKALGIPAKQVERSTDVSGVTVVVGADWRVGATYPKKEAPKAGDLPGGTDAINGSDKSSCMDVYKPYQW, from the coding sequence GTGGCGCAGGACACCAGAGAACGCGCGCCGAAGGCCGGCGGCCCGCGCGACGGGGGATCAGGGCGGGCTGGCAGACGCCGTGACGAGAAGCGGGGCGGAAAACGCGCGCTGCGCTGGTCGGCGAGCGTGCTGGCGCTGCTGATACTCGGCACGGCCGGCGCCGGTTACCTGTACTACGAGCACCTGAACGGCAACATCCAGGCGGGCGCGCGCAGCGGCAGCGACGACTCACGGGCGCAGCGCACCCGGCCCAACGCGGACGGCCAGACCCCGCTGAACATCCTGCTGATCGGCTCCGACAGCCGGGCCTCGGCGGAGAACGTCAAGCTCGGCGGCAGCAAGGACAACCGCACCAACCCGCCCCTCGGTGACGTGCAGATGCTGATCCACGTCTCCGCGGACCGGCGGAACGCCGCCATGGTGAGCATCCCCCGCGACACCCGCGTGGACATCCCCGAGTGCAAGGACGCCAAGACCGGGCGGGTCTACCCGGCGACCAACGACATCATCAACACCACGCTGGCCCGCGGCGGCGCCGGCTGCACCCTGGCGACCTGGGAGAACCTCACCGGGGTCTACATCGACCACTGGATGACGATCGACTTCTCCGGTGTGGTGCGGATGGCCGACGCGATCCGCGGGGTCGACGTGTGCGTCAAGCAGAACGTCTGGGACCGCTCCACCGCCGCCCAGCACGGTGGCTCCGGCCTGAAGCTGACCGCCGGAACGCACAAGGTACAGGGCGAACAGGCCCTCCAGTGGCTGCGTACCCGGCACGCCTGGGGCAGCGACGTGATGCGCGCCCGTGCCCAGCACATGTACCTGAACTCGATGATCCGCACGCTGAAGGGCCAGAACGTCTTCACCGACAGCGGCCGGCTGATGGACCTGGCGGAGGCGGCCACCAAGTCCCTGACGGTGTCCGACGAGATCAGCAGCGTCAAGAAGCTCTACGACCTCGGCATGGAGCTGAAGGCGGTGCCGACCAACCGCATCACCTCGGTGACCATGCCCAACATCGAGGACCCGCGGAACATCTCGCACGTCCTGCCCGCCCAGGGCGGCGCCGACAAGCTGTGGCAGATGCTCCGCGAGGACGTGCCGCTCGACAAGAACGGCAAGCCGGCCAAGAAGGCGGTCGCGGCGGCCGAGCCCGCCAAGGCGCCCTCGGCCGCCCCGGACCGGCTCGGGGTGCAGGTGCAGAACGGCACCCGGAGCAGCACGCTGGCACCGGTCAGCGGCCGCGCCCGCACGGTGGCGAGCGCCCTGGGGGCCAAGGGGTACGCCCTGGCGCAGGCCGACACCTCCGCGGCGCCGTCCGCCGACGAGACGGTGGTGCACTACCCGAGCGCCGATCTGGAGGGCGACGCGCAGGCGGTGGCCAAGGCGCTCGGCATCCCGGCGAAGCAGGTGGAACGTTCCACCGACGTCTCCGGGGTGACGGTCGTGGTCGGCGCGGACTGGCGCGTCGGCGCGACCTATCCGAAGAAGGAGGCGCCGAAGGCCGGTGACCTGCCGGGCGGCACGGACGCGATCAACGGCTCGGACAAGTCGTCGTGCATGGACGTGTACAAGCCGTACCAGTGGTAG
- a CDS encoding DNA-3-methyladenine glycosylase family protein has translation MAGRFAPRPPSHATVRDAVPAPVVPRQAAGPRVRTWVPDGPLDLGLVLGPLRRGGGDPTFRATRDGSVWRAARTPAGPGTLRVYACGGEVRGEAWGPGADWLLEGLPELLGAADDPGVFEPRHRLVALARHRRPGLRLTRTGLVLESLIPSVLEQKVTADEAYRAWRRLVSWFGEPAPGPAGTGERPMWVMPAPRTWALIPSWEWHRAGVDDKRAATILRAVRLAARLEQTVGMPPAEARARLEVVPGVGPWTSAEVVQRSHGAPDAVTTGDLHLPRIIGWALAGNRDADDAEMLRLLEPYAPGGQRHRAARYVLLSGDTPPRRHPKMRKTDIGRW, from the coding sequence GTGGCAGGACGTTTCGCCCCCCGGCCCCCGTCGCACGCGACCGTGCGCGACGCGGTTCCGGCACCCGTGGTGCCCCGGCAGGCGGCCGGGCCGCGGGTGCGGACGTGGGTGCCGGACGGTCCGCTGGACCTGGGCCTCGTACTGGGACCGCTGCGGCGCGGCGGCGGCGACCCGACGTTCCGCGCGACGCGCGACGGTTCGGTGTGGCGGGCGGCCCGCACGCCCGCCGGGCCGGGCACGCTGCGCGTGTACGCGTGCGGCGGCGAGGTGCGCGGCGAGGCGTGGGGCCCCGGCGCCGACTGGCTGCTGGAGGGGCTGCCCGAGCTGCTGGGCGCCGCCGACGACCCCGGCGTCTTCGAGCCACGGCACCGCCTGGTCGCCCTGGCCCGGCACCGGCGTCCCGGACTGCGGCTGACCCGGACCGGGCTGGTGCTGGAGTCGCTGATCCCCTCGGTGCTGGAGCAGAAGGTCACCGCGGACGAGGCGTACCGGGCGTGGCGGCGGCTGGTGAGCTGGTTCGGGGAGCCCGCGCCGGGCCCCGCCGGTACGGGCGAGCGCCCGATGTGGGTGATGCCGGCGCCCCGGACCTGGGCGCTGATCCCGTCCTGGGAGTGGCACCGGGCGGGCGTGGACGACAAGCGGGCCGCGACGATCCTGCGCGCGGTCCGGCTGGCCGCGCGGCTGGAGCAGACGGTGGGGATGCCCCCGGCCGAGGCGCGGGCCCGGCTGGAGGTCGTACCCGGTGTCGGCCCGTGGACCTCGGCCGAGGTGGTCCAGCGCTCCCATGGCGCGCCGGACGCGGTGACCACGGGCGACCTGCACCTGCCCCGCATCATCGGCTGGGCGCTGGCCGGGAACCGCGACGCCGACGACGCGGAGATGCTCCGCCTGCTGGAGCCGTACGCGCCCGGGGGCCAGCGCCACCGGGCCGCGCGCTACGTCCTGCTGAGCGGCGACACCCCGCCCCGCAGGCACCCCAAGATGCGGAAGACGGACATCGGCAGGTGGTGA
- a CDS encoding LCP family protein, whose translation MPDTADDSPVPGASATGAGLARRRRRRWAGGGALGAAVVLLVAGGVGWALYARLSDNITPDEAAARELARYDRERPTALVSGAQNILLIGSDTRAGSDNGKYGRDTGSERSDTTILLHLAADRHSATAVSLPRDLMVRVPACPSADGRRGEPAFAMLNHAFQLGGSACTIRTVEELTGIRVDHHMVVDFSGFKQMVDAVGGVRVCLKEPIDDKAAGLKLPAGRVTLDGEQALGYVRARKSLGDGSDTDRMERQQRFLGALVEKVRGDGVLMNPVKLYPLLDGATSALTTDPELASLRGLYRLVRGLRDIPTEQVQFLTVPREAYVYDSDRDQLVQPDAGELFARLRADRPVGVADSSPETGGKTPDDNSGKSPSAVPTYRGSTAAAHMCE comes from the coding sequence GTGCCCGACACCGCGGACGACTCCCCCGTCCCTGGCGCCTCGGCCACCGGTGCCGGACTGGCGCGGCGGCGCCGTCGGCGGTGGGCCGGGGGCGGCGCGCTCGGGGCGGCCGTGGTGCTGCTGGTGGCGGGCGGGGTGGGCTGGGCCCTCTACGCCAGGCTCAGCGACAACATCACCCCCGACGAGGCGGCCGCGCGGGAGCTGGCCCGCTACGACCGGGAACGGCCCACCGCACTGGTGTCGGGCGCCCAGAACATCCTCCTGATCGGTTCCGACACCCGGGCCGGGAGCGACAACGGGAAGTACGGGCGGGACACGGGCAGCGAGCGCTCGGACACCACGATCCTGCTGCACCTGGCGGCCGACCGGCACAGCGCCACCGCCGTATCGCTCCCCCGCGACCTGATGGTGCGCGTCCCGGCCTGCCCGAGCGCGGACGGCCGCCGGGGCGAGCCGGCCTTCGCCATGCTCAACCACGCCTTCCAACTGGGCGGTTCCGCGTGCACGATCCGTACCGTCGAGGAGCTGACCGGCATCCGGGTCGACCATCACATGGTCGTCGACTTCAGCGGGTTCAAGCAGATGGTGGACGCCGTCGGCGGGGTGCGGGTGTGCCTGAAGGAGCCGATCGACGACAAGGCGGCCGGGCTGAAGCTGCCCGCGGGCCGGGTCACGCTGGACGGGGAGCAGGCGCTCGGCTACGTACGGGCCCGCAAGTCGCTCGGGGACGGCAGCGACACCGACCGGATGGAGCGCCAGCAGCGGTTCCTGGGCGCGCTGGTGGAGAAGGTGCGCGGCGACGGCGTGCTGATGAACCCGGTGAAGCTGTATCCGCTGCTGGACGGGGCCACCTCCGCGCTCACCACCGACCCCGAACTGGCCAGTCTGCGCGGCTTGTACCGGTTGGTTCGGGGGCTGCGCGACATCCCCACCGAACAAGTGCAGTTTCTTACGGTGCCGCGCGAGGCGTACGTCTACGACTCCGACCGTGACCAGTTGGTGCAGCCGGACGCCGGGGAACTGTTCGCCCGGCTGCGCGCTGACCGGCCCGTCGGCGTGGCGGACAGTTCACCGGAAACCGGCGGGAAAACCCCCGACGACAACTCCGGGAAGTCCCCCTCGGCCGTCCCCACGTACCGGGGCAGCACAGCCGCCGCGCACATGTGTGAGTAA
- a CDS encoding acyl-CoA thioesterase — translation MTDQAPSATPEIPGKPTSASRTTLSHIMTHNDTNLLGTVHGGVIMKLVDDAAGAVAGRHSGGPAVTASMDEMVFLEPVRVGDLVHVKAQVNWTGRTSMEIGVRVLAERWNESAPATQVGSAYLVFTGVDADGKPRQVPQVLPETERDRRRHQEAQIRRTHRLARRRAIRELRERRAAEGITD, via the coding sequence ATGACAGACCAGGCGCCTTCCGCCACTCCGGAGATTCCGGGCAAGCCCACTTCCGCTTCCCGCACCACCCTCAGCCACATCATGACCCACAACGACACCAACCTGCTGGGGACGGTGCACGGCGGTGTGATCATGAAGCTCGTCGACGACGCCGCGGGCGCCGTGGCGGGCCGCCACTCCGGCGGTCCCGCGGTCACCGCGTCCATGGACGAGATGGTCTTCCTGGAGCCGGTACGCGTGGGTGACCTGGTGCACGTCAAGGCCCAGGTGAACTGGACCGGCCGCACCTCCATGGAGATCGGCGTCCGGGTCCTGGCCGAGCGCTGGAACGAGTCCGCGCCGGCCACCCAGGTCGGCTCCGCCTACCTCGTCTTCACCGGTGTCGACGCCGACGGCAAGCCGCGCCAGGTCCCCCAGGTGCTCCCGGAGACCGAGCGCGACCGCCGCCGCCACCAGGAGGCCCAGATCCGCCGCACCCACCGCCTGGCCCGCCGCCGCGCCATCCGCGAGCTGCGCGAACGCCGCGCGGCGGAGGGCATCACGGACTGA
- a CDS encoding LCP family protein, with amino-acid sequence MDAQSRGRAENIDPADQWVLNPNTGEYELRLGNSTAQSSVPSPRSSRRGRPADPDAARGRGGAPVRETREAPEQGAEVPQPRRRKGAEPEQQPGRRNRRPAKKKSKAKKIVAWTGGGMALVLVAVGSAGYLYLKHLEGNVSTTDVGSAAKQGFSKDDAFNILIIGTDKRTGKGNNGYGDKNSVGHADTNILLHVAKDRTNATALSIPRDMIVDVPDCETLQPDGSRKVVPGSSQVRFNTSLGQEGRDAGCTMRTVKAVTGITPDHFMMVDFNAVKTLTAAVGGVKVCLKHAVNDKDSHLDLPAGESKIQGEQALAFVRTRHAWGNQGDLDRIKVQQQFMGSLMRDMSSSDTLTNPSKLLDLAEAATKALTVDQGIKSVSTLKDIALEMKKVPPKNITFLTVPVIDNPTEKVHATVVVDQNQGPEIFDAINSDVSFTDVKKKEKAAKDAQAARLKGSRSAPSDVRVRIMNGGAVAGSAQETLNWMQTEKSILKSENAGNAPAELSRTTLEYAPDQAPQARELAALMGLSGSALKPGKSVTNSQGLPAMSLTLGKDFKGAGVSLTAPSKAPDVSDKSTADKVECAS; translated from the coding sequence GTGGACGCGCAAAGCCGTGGGCGGGCGGAGAACATCGACCCCGCAGACCAGTGGGTACTCAATCCGAACACCGGCGAATACGAACTGCGACTGGGCAATTCCACAGCGCAGTCATCGGTTCCCTCACCCCGGTCTTCCCGGCGGGGGCGCCCCGCTGATCCCGACGCCGCGCGCGGCCGGGGCGGCGCGCCGGTCCGGGAGACCCGTGAGGCGCCGGAGCAGGGTGCGGAGGTGCCGCAGCCGCGCCGCCGCAAGGGTGCCGAGCCGGAACAGCAGCCGGGGCGGCGCAACCGGCGCCCGGCGAAGAAGAAGTCGAAGGCCAAGAAGATCGTGGCCTGGACCGGCGGCGGCATGGCCCTGGTGCTGGTCGCCGTGGGCTCTGCGGGCTACCTCTACCTCAAGCACCTGGAAGGCAACGTCTCCACGACGGATGTCGGCAGCGCGGCCAAGCAGGGCTTCAGCAAGGACGACGCCTTCAACATCCTGATCATCGGCACCGACAAGCGCACCGGCAAGGGCAACAACGGCTACGGCGACAAGAACAGCGTCGGCCACGCGGACACCAACATCCTGCTGCACGTCGCCAAGGACCGGACCAACGCGACGGCGCTGAGCATCCCCCGCGACATGATCGTGGACGTGCCGGACTGCGAGACCCTCCAGCCCGACGGCAGCAGGAAGGTCGTCCCCGGCTCCAGCCAGGTCCGCTTCAACACCAGCCTCGGCCAGGAGGGCCGGGACGCGGGCTGCACGATGCGCACGGTGAAGGCGGTCACGGGCATCACGCCGGACCACTTCATGATGGTCGACTTCAACGCGGTCAAGACGCTGACCGCGGCGGTCGGCGGCGTGAAGGTCTGCCTGAAGCACGCGGTGAACGACAAGGACTCCCACCTGGACCTGCCCGCGGGCGAGTCCAAGATCCAGGGCGAGCAGGCGCTCGCGTTCGTCCGCACCCGGCACGCCTGGGGCAACCAGGGCGACCTGGACCGGATCAAGGTGCAGCAGCAGTTCATGGGTTCGCTGATGCGGGACATGTCCTCCAGCGACACCCTCACCAACCCCTCCAAGCTGCTGGACCTGGCCGAGGCCGCGACCAAGGCGCTCACCGTCGACCAGGGCATCAAGTCGGTGAGCACGCTCAAGGACATAGCTCTTGAGATGAAGAAGGTCCCGCCGAAGAACATCACCTTCCTCACCGTGCCGGTCATCGACAACCCGACGGAGAAGGTGCACGCGACCGTGGTCGTGGACCAGAACCAGGGCCCGGAGATCTTCGACGCCATCAACAGCGACGTCTCCTTCACCGACGTCAAGAAGAAGGAGAAGGCGGCCAAGGACGCCCAGGCCGCCCGTCTGAAGGGCAGCAGGTCGGCGCCGTCCGACGTGCGGGTGCGCATCATGAACGGCGGCGCGGTGGCCGGCAGCGCGCAGGAGACCCTCAACTGGATGCAGACCGAGAAGAGCATCCTCAAGTCGGAGAACGCGGGCAACGCCCCGGCCGAGCTGAGCAGGACCACGCTGGAGTACGCGCCCGACCAGGCACCGCAGGCGCGGGAGCTGGCGGCCCTCATGGGCCTGTCCGGCTCGGCGCTGAAGCCGGGCAAGAGCGTCACCAACTCCCAGGGACTGCCCGCGATGAGCCTGACGCTGGGCAAGGACTTCAAGGGGGCGGGTGTCTCGCTCACCGCGCCGTCCAAGGCGCCGGACGTGAGCGACAAGTCCACGGCCGACAAGGTCGAGTGCGCCTCGTAG
- a CDS encoding LCP family protein: protein MRAVTALSVVVLASAGIGHAVVTGLDSGIARVDAFKDMKNRPRAGHGMNVLLVGTDGRDKITEAERRAYKLGGAPCHCTDTVMIVHISADRERASVVSLPRDSYTEVPEHVDQTTGERHHAHPMKLNAAYAEGGPTLTVRTVEAMTRVKVDHYLEVDFTSFMKTVDVLGGVRICTPTPLKDSYTGLDLAPGPHDLGGGQALQYVRARHVDGASDLGRMQRQQRFLAGLIERATSSGVLFNPMRFRDVTRAVLGSVRADNGFGTDELLDLGRAMRNFSPSSSEFTTVPIGQMGYAVKGIGSTLKWDPVKSERLFADLREDKPLATHPAGKVPVAPTVEVDPHSVRVRVENGTGTAGLGRKVDAALAGTGFATTRRPVTAAHPVARTVISYDPRWDRSARSLAMALPGSELRAVPGLGPVLRVTAGADHKAVRPVRAPRLAEPDAPVVRGDEVVCSGKA, encoded by the coding sequence GTGCGGGCGGTGACCGCGCTGTCCGTGGTGGTGCTCGCCTCCGCCGGGATCGGCCACGCCGTCGTCACCGGCCTGGACTCGGGCATCGCCCGGGTCGACGCCTTCAAGGACATGAAGAACCGGCCCCGCGCGGGCCACGGCATGAACGTCCTGCTGGTCGGCACCGACGGCCGGGACAAGATCACCGAGGCGGAGCGGCGCGCGTACAAGCTGGGCGGCGCGCCCTGTCACTGCACGGACACGGTGATGATCGTGCACATCTCGGCGGACCGGGAGCGGGCGAGCGTGGTGAGCCTGCCGCGGGACTCGTACACCGAGGTGCCCGAGCACGTCGACCAGACCACCGGTGAACGGCATCACGCGCACCCCATGAAGCTGAACGCGGCGTACGCCGAGGGCGGGCCCACGCTCACGGTGCGCACGGTGGAGGCGATGACGCGTGTGAAGGTCGACCACTACCTGGAGGTCGACTTCACCAGCTTCATGAAGACGGTGGACGTGCTCGGCGGGGTCAGGATCTGCACCCCGACCCCGCTGAAGGACTCCTACACCGGGCTGGACCTCGCGCCCGGCCCGCACGACCTGGGCGGCGGCCAGGCGCTGCAGTACGTCCGCGCCCGGCATGTGGACGGCGCCAGCGACCTGGGCCGGATGCAGCGCCAGCAGCGGTTCCTGGCCGGGCTGATCGAGCGGGCCACGTCCTCGGGGGTGCTGTTCAACCCGATGCGGTTCCGGGACGTCACGCGGGCGGTGCTGGGCTCGGTGCGCGCGGACAACGGCTTCGGCACCGACGAGCTGCTCGACCTCGGCCGGGCCATGCGGAACTTCTCGCCCTCGTCCTCGGAGTTCACCACCGTGCCGATCGGGCAGATGGGGTACGCCGTCAAGGGCATCGGCTCGACCCTGAAGTGGGACCCGGTCAAGTCGGAGCGGCTCTTCGCCGACCTGCGCGAGGACAAGCCGCTCGCCACGCACCCGGCGGGCAAGGTCCCGGTGGCGCCGACCGTCGAGGTCGACCCGCACTCGGTCCGGGTCCGGGTGGAGAACGGCACCGGCACCGCGGGGCTCGGCAGGAAGGTGGACGCGGCGCTCGCCGGGACCGGCTTCGCCACCACCCGCCGTCCGGTGACCGCCGCGCACCCGGTCGCCCGCACGGTGATCTCCTACGACCCCCGCTGGGACCGCTCCGCCCGCTCCCTGGCCATGGCGCTGCCCGGCAGCGAGCTGCGCGCGGTCCCCGGCCTGGGCCCCGTGCTGCGCGTCACCGCGGGCGCCGACCACAAGGCCGTACGCCCGGTCAGGGCCCCCCGGCTCGCCGAGCCGGACGCCCCCGTGGTCCGGGGCGACGAGGTGGTCTGCTCGGGGAAGGCGTAG